Sequence from the Clostridium botulinum genome:
ATACTTGTATTAAAGTATTTAAACGCAGATGTTGAATATCTCATATATGATGAAGAAAATGGTAGAGATAAACTTAATTCTAAAGACATAAAGAATAATGTCGATTTTTTGGGTGCTGAATTGTTAATAACTTTAGGCTTAGGGTTGGAATCGCAGGAAGAAATAGATTTATGTGAAAAATTGGGTATAAATTTAATTGTTCTTGAAAACAAAGAGAGTAAGTTTATAGATGAATACATATACATTAATCCAAATCAAAAGGGCTGTCAATATAGGTATAAGGATTTATCTATAAGTGCGTTAACATTTAAGTTGATGCAATCAATAGCTATATATTATAATATGAAAAGTATTAATAAATATTTGGATTTAATTCTTATGGGAGTAAAGTTTATAGATACTCCTATAAAAGGGGAAAATGGGGTATTTATTAAAGAGGGAAACAAGTTTCTATTTAATACAAATAATAATGGGTTAAGATCAGTAATGGAATTCAATAACATAATGGAATGTGATTGTCATGCTATGGATAGCATGATAGAATTTATTACGCCTACAATAGGACCTGTTGGAATTATGGACAATGCAAGAATAGTACTAGAATTATTAACTACTGATGACAAAGACAGAGCGGATCAGATTGTTAAATATCTGTATAGTTCAAAGAAAAATGAACTTTTAAAATAAAAGTTATTGAATCTAAAATAACATTTTTGGAGGAGTAAACATGGATTTAAAAGAAAAAATAAGAATAATTGACGGATTTCCTAAGGAAGGAATAAGCTTTAAAGATATAACTACATTAATAGGAGACGGAGAAGGTTTAAAAGCTTCAATTGATATGTTTGTAGAATATTTAAAAGATAAAGAGATTGATTTAATTGTTGGACCAGAAGCAAGAGGATTTATATTTGGTGTTCCAGTTGCATATGCATTAGGTGCTGGATTTGTTCCAGTTAGAAAACCAGGTAAATTACCAGGAGAAACTATTTCTGTTAATTACGATTTAGAATATGGTAGTGATTCACTTCAAATTCATAAGGATTCTATCAAAAAAGGCCAAAGAGTTGCTATTGTAGATGATTTATTAGCTACTGGTGGAACTGTTGAAGGTGTTGCAAAATTAGTTGAAGAGGCTGGTGGAGAAGTAGTTTCACTTGCGTTCTTAATAGAATTAATAGATCTTAAAGGAAGAGATAAATTAGGAGATTACGATGTAATATCACTAACTCAATATGACATTTAAATTTATTGAAAATACTGATAAAATAATATATAATTAGAAGAAAAGGCTGGTTAGATAACCAGCCTTTGAATTTACAGAAATTTAGCAAAAGGAGAGAGCTATCCTTATGATTGATAACTTATTGAAAAAGATTCATACCAATTGTCATAATGTTGATGTAGAAATGATAAAAAAAGCATACTACTTTGCAGAAGATGCACATAAGGAGCAAAAAAGAGAATCCGGAGAGCCATATATAATTCATCCAATAGATGTAGCAGAAATTCTTGCAGAGCTTGGAATGGATACAAGTACAATTGCAGCTGGCTTACTTCATGATGTTATTGAAGATACAACATGTTCTTATGAGAGTATGAAAACTATTTTTAATGAAGAAATAGCAAATTTAGTTAATGGAGTAACTAAGCTTGGAAAAATACAATATAAAACAAAAGAAGAGCAGCAAGCTGATAATGTTAGAAAAATGTTGCTTGCTATGGCTAAAGATATACGTGTAATAATTATAAAATTAGCAGATAGACTTCATAATATGAGAACACTTAAATTCATGCCAAAAGGAAAGCAAAAGTTAAAAGCGAAGGAAACACTAGATATTTATGCTCCTTTGGCTCACAGACTTGGTATGTCTAAGATAAAATGGGAACTTGAAGATCTCTCTTTTAGATATTTACATGAAGATGAATATTATCAATTAGTGGAGCAAATAGCAGAAAAAAGGGTAGAAAGAGAAACATACATAAATGAAGTAGTTTGTTATTTGAAAGAAAAATTAGATGAGTCAGGAATAGATTCAGATATTGAAGGTAGACCAAAACATTTTTATAGTATTTATAAAAAAATGATAAATAAAAATAAGAGCATAGAACAAATTTTTGATTTAACAGCCATTAGAATATTGGTGAATTCAGTTAAAGATTGTTATGGCGTTTTGGGAATAGTTCATACAATATATAAGCCTATACCGGGCAGATTTAAAGATTATATAGCTATGCCAAAGCCTAATATGTATCAATCTCTACATACTACAGTAATTGGAAATCAGGGCAAAACATTTGAAATTCAAATTAGAACTTTTGAAATGCATAAAACAGCAGAATACGGAATTGCAGCTCATTGGAAATATAAAGAGGGCGATAAAAATGAAGAAGATAAAGCAAAAGATTTTGAGAAAAAGTTAGTATGGCTTAGAGATATGTTAGAGTGGCAAAAAGAAACATCTGATGCTGAAGAATTTATAGAAGGTTTCAAAATAGATTTATTTTCTGATGAAGTTTTTGTTTTTACGCCAAAGGGTGTAGTAATAAATTTGTGTGCGAAAGCAACACCTATAGATTTCGCTTATAGAATACATACTGATATTGGAAATAAATGCGTAGGCGCTAAGGTGAATGGAAGAATAGTTCCCCTTGATTACACATTAAAAACTGGTGAGATAGTTGAAATACTTACATCATCTAATTCTAAGGGCCCTAATATGGATTGGTTAAACATTGCTAAAAGCAACCAATCGAAAAGTAAAATAAAGCAATGGTTTAAAAAAGCTAAAAAAGAAGAGAATATATTAAAAGGGAAAGATCTCCTTGAAAAAGAACTTAAAAAACAAGGAGTTAATTTTGTAGATATAGCTAAGGGTGAAAGTTATGATAGATTAATTAAAAGATATAATATTCATTATACAGAGGATCTACATGTGTTAATTGGTGTTGGAGGAATTTCTCCATCTTCTTTTGTTTCGAGACTGAAGGAAGAAAATGAACCACATAAAGAAAAAGACAATCAAGATATATTAAATAAAGCAATAGAAGAACATATATCAAAAACTGAACGAAAAAAATCAGTTGATAGTTATGGTATAACAGTAAAAGGTGAAAGTAATTTGATGGTTAGA
This genomic interval carries:
- a CDS encoding DHH family phosphoesterase, which encodes MRKFWESIYCPNYITGYNPFILKGMNKALEKVVSAVNNRKKIIIYGTSNVDGICATASLILVLKYLNADVEYLIYDEENGRDKLNSKDIKNNVDFLGAELLITLGLGLESQEEIDLCEKLGINLIVLENKESKFIDEYIYINPNQKGCQYRYKDLSISALTFKLMQSIAIYYNMKSINKYLDLILMGVKFIDTPIKGENGVFIKEGNKFLFNTNNNGLRSVMEFNNIMECDCHAMDSMIEFITPTIGPVGIMDNARIVLELLTTDDKDRADQIVKYLYSSKKNELLK
- a CDS encoding adenine phosphoribosyltransferase; the encoded protein is MDLKEKIRIIDGFPKEGISFKDITTLIGDGEGLKASIDMFVEYLKDKEIDLIVGPEARGFIFGVPVAYALGAGFVPVRKPGKLPGETISVNYDLEYGSDSLQIHKDSIKKGQRVAIVDDLLATGGTVEGVAKLVEEAGGEVVSLAFLIELIDLKGRDKLGDYDVISLTQYDI
- a CDS encoding RelA/SpoT family protein codes for the protein MIDNLLKKIHTNCHNVDVEMIKKAYYFAEDAHKEQKRESGEPYIIHPIDVAEILAELGMDTSTIAAGLLHDVIEDTTCSYESMKTIFNEEIANLVNGVTKLGKIQYKTKEEQQADNVRKMLLAMAKDIRVIIIKLADRLHNMRTLKFMPKGKQKLKAKETLDIYAPLAHRLGMSKIKWELEDLSFRYLHEDEYYQLVEQIAEKRVERETYINEVVCYLKEKLDESGIDSDIEGRPKHFYSIYKKMINKNKSIEQIFDLTAIRILVNSVKDCYGVLGIVHTIYKPIPGRFKDYIAMPKPNMYQSLHTTVIGNQGKTFEIQIRTFEMHKTAEYGIAAHWKYKEGDKNEEDKAKDFEKKLVWLRDMLEWQKETSDAEEFIEGFKIDLFSDEVFVFTPKGVVINLCAKATPIDFAYRIHTDIGNKCVGAKVNGRIVPLDYTLKTGEIVEILTSSNSKGPNMDWLNIAKSNQSKSKIKQWFKKAKKEENILKGKDLLEKELKKQGVNFVDIAKGESYDRLIKRYNIHYTEDLHVLIGVGGISPSSFVSRLKEENEPHKEKDNQDILNKAIEEHISKTERKKSVDSYGITVKGESNLMVRFAKCCNPVPGDEILGYITKGRGVSVHRTDCSNLKNLIQTDADKVVDVAWGIAKGTAYFAEIQVKSDDKMGILSDIMSVITDLKLNLSALNANPAKDGIAFINIKIKITSIDELKNLMKKIKGIKGILDVYRMNS